From the genome of Thermodesulforhabdaceae bacterium:
GTGGTCTTGGTCTTGCTATAGCACACAACATCATCACGGAGCACAAAGGAAGAATTAATGTGGTAAGTATCCCCGGAGAAGGTTCGACCTTTTATTTCGATATACCCATTGACCAGGGGGAGGAAATTATAAAAACATGAACGAAGGAAGCATTCTTATCGTCGATGATGAAGATTTTATTTGCGACAATCTGCAGCGTATTCTCAGAGACGAAGGATATGAAAGCATTGTAGCATCAACCGCCAGGGAAGCCCTTGACATTGTTAAGAGTTCACCGGTGGATCTGGTTCTTCTTGATCTCAACCTTCCCGACATGGGAGGTATTGAGGTCTTAAAAAAGCTAAAAGAGGAAGACACAGACATTCTTGTTGTAATCATTACGGGATATGCTTCTGTAGAATCAGCAGTGGAAGCTATTAAGTTGGGAGCCTACGATTATATAAAAAAGCCTTTCAAAGCGGATGCTATAACTCTTATTGTCAAGCTCGCTCTGGAAACGCAAAAACTAAAAAGAGAAGTCAGAGCTTTTCGATCCCATCACGATGGTATTCTCAGGGGTAAAGCTATTATCGCAGAAAGCAAAGTTATGAAAGAATTGCTCGAAAAAGTTAAAAGGATTGCTGCTTCTGACGCCACAGTATTGATTACGGGAGAAACTGGCGTAGGAAAGGATCTTTTTGCAAGAACCATCCATGCTATGAGTCCACGATCGAAATATCCTTTCGTGGAGATAAACTGCTCTGCTTTGCCGGAACAACTGCTGGAAAGTGAACTTTTCGGGCACGAAAAGGGTGCTTTTACAGGGGCTAAAGAAAGAAAGCTGGGTCTTTTCGAAGTAGCTAACGGGGGCACCATTTTCCTTGACGAAATAGGAGAACTTGTCCCGGGACTTCAAGCAAAACTTCTCAGGATACTGGAAGATCATTCTGTTCGCCGCCTTGGCGGTACTCAATCTCACAGAGTAGACATAAGAATTATCGCCGCCACCAATCAAGATCTTCAGGGTTATGTTAGAGAAAACAAGTTCCGAAAGGATTTATATTTCCGCCTTAATACCATTCCTCTTCATATTCCACCTTTAAGAGAGCGACCTGAAGATATTATGCCTTTAGCTAAACACTTTGTGTCTGAACATAATAGAAAATACAGTCGCAAGTTTCAGGGATTTTCTCCGGAGGCAGAAAAACTTCTTCTGGCTTACTCCTGGCCTGGAAACGTTAGAGAACTTGCTCATGTTCTGGAAAGAATCTGTATAATGCACGATGATAGATTAATTGATACATCACACCTTCCGAAAGAGATCGCTCAAGGGCCAGAGATTACCTTTGATGACGTTTTGATGTCTTCTTTCAACATTCCCCTGGAGGGAATGAATTTAGAAGAGATAATGGAGAAAATTGCTCTATCCTTCATAAAAAAAGCGCTCAAGATTACCGGTGGCAATGTCTCCCAGGCAGCTAAACTCCTTGGAATTCCTAGAGGAACCCTTCGATACAAAATGGAAAAATATCAACTTATGGAAACGGACTATCGCTCCCTGTAATTCATGTGATTTGATCGTTGCGAGTTATTTTATAAGGACATCAATCCTTCTTGACCAATCATCACGGGGACAGATTCTGCTTATTTTAAAATGGCGGTTTTTCGCCATACTGTCACAAATTTTCGCCACAATAAGAGAGATAACCTGAAAGTATCGCCCCTTTTTCAAGTTCACATACTTGGGACACAGGCTAACTTTCGAAGCTATCAAAAACAACAGGGATCTTTGCACATATTTTGCTGAAATGCTTGAACGCCGGTGAGCGCGCTTAACTGGCAGAATCTGGTGATTCACGAAAATTCAAAGATGGAGTAGTGAGGATGTTAGAAAAAGGGTTGGTTATCGCTTTTGTCGGAATGGGCGGCACTCTTTTTACCCTCTGGATACTCACTCTAATTATTGAAGGTCTTAAGAGGGTGTTTCCTTATCGTGATGAAGAGACAAACGGAAAGGAGATATCCTGATGGTAGACATTGTCTTAGCTGGCATTTCAGCCCTTATTTCTGGCTTTGGGGCTATTACTATCAAAAACATAATAATGATTCTTGTAGGATGCGGTCTTCTATATCTGGGTATAAAGAAAGGATACGAACCACTTCTTTTGGTTCCTATTGGTTTTGGAGCTGTTCTTGTAAATATTCCTCTTGCTGATCTTATGGGTCCCGATGGTCTTTTAAGGCAGTTCTATGAGTTTGGAGTCGCTAACGAAGTATTCCCCTGTCTTATTTTCATCGGCATTGGAGCGATGACGGATTTCACGCCTCTTCTGGAAAACCCAAGAATTTTACTTTTAGGAGCTGCGGGTCAATTTGGTATATTCCTTACATTTCTTATAGCAATTTTACTTGGGTTTAATCTATTGGACGCCGCCGCCATAGGGATTATTGGCGCCTGTGATGGCCCCACATCGATTTACGTTACTTCTAAATTTGCACCTCATCTTCTCGGAGCTGTATCCGTAGCGGCATATTCTTACATGTCACTGGTGCCACTTATTCAGCCCCCTATTATGCGGCTTCTTACAACCAGAAGAGAAAAACTTATTAGAATGGAATACCCTTCTCATAATAGCGTTTCTAAAAAAGTAAAAATTCTTTTCCCTCTTGTGGTTACTATCGTCTGTTGCATTGTAGCACCTTTTGGAACACCTCTAATGGGTATGTTAATGCTCGGCAACCTTATGAAGGAATCTGGAGTTGTTTCTCGCCTTACTAAAGCATCCGAAAACGAAATTCTAAATGCTGTTACTCTCTTACTTGGCTTTCTATAGGTGGAACCATGGAAGGAAACACTTTCTTAAGACCTCTGACCCTAATAGTCCTGGCTCTGGGGTTGCTTGCCATATGCCTTGATACGGTAATGGGTATTCTTTTTGGAAAATTCATGTGCTTCATATCAAAAGGCAAAATCAACCCACTCATTGGAGCTGCCGGCATATCAGCCTATCCCATGGCGGCAAGAGTTGTTCAATTGGAAGGTCGCAAATACGATACTAATAACTGGCTTTTAATGCACGCCATGGGTGCTAACACAGGAGGCCAGATTGGATCAGTTATGGCGGCAGCAATAATG
Proteins encoded in this window:
- a CDS encoding sigma-54 dependent transcriptional regulator encodes the protein MNEGSILIVDDEDFICDNLQRILRDEGYESIVASTAREALDIVKSSPVDLVLLDLNLPDMGGIEVLKKLKEEDTDILVVIITGYASVESAVEAIKLGAYDYIKKPFKADAITLIVKLALETQKLKREVRAFRSHHDGILRGKAIIAESKVMKELLEKVKRIAASDATVLITGETGVGKDLFARTIHAMSPRSKYPFVEINCSALPEQLLESELFGHEKGAFTGAKERKLGLFEVANGGTIFLDEIGELVPGLQAKLLRILEDHSVRRLGGTQSHRVDIRIIAATNQDLQGYVRENKFRKDLYFRLNTIPLHIPPLRERPEDIMPLAKHFVSEHNRKYSRKFQGFSPEAEKLLLAYSWPGNVRELAHVLERICIMHDDRLIDTSHLPKEIAQGPEITFDDVLMSSFNIPLEGMNLEEIMEKIALSFIKKALKITGGNVSQAAKLLGIPRGTLRYKMEKYQLMETDYRSL
- a CDS encoding OadG-related small transporter subunit; the encoded protein is MLEKGLVIAFVGMGGTLFTLWILTLIIEGLKRVFPYRDEETNGKEIS